In Gimesia chilikensis, one DNA window encodes the following:
- a CDS encoding SMI1/KNR4 family protein has product MYQEVIRLIERAGVAFPPLGNGVSQAAIENAETVLGFALPKSYKWWLLNYGGGQIQADIVYGLDENGMGRPDLIELAHMNEQDGLYDRERIVFCMGNAENFVFDTENLDKNGEYAILLHEISGGEEIPYAASFVEFLQRRITEVCRA; this is encoded by the coding sequence ATGTATCAAGAAGTGATCCGACTCATCGAGCGTGCTGGTGTCGCTTTCCCTCCCTTGGGAAATGGGGTTTCGCAAGCTGCCATTGAGAATGCCGAGACTGTACTTGGGTTTGCATTGCCGAAATCCTACAAATGGTGGCTGCTGAATTACGGCGGTGGCCAGATTCAAGCTGACATCGTGTACGGACTCGATGAAAATGGAATGGGCAGACCCGATCTGATCGAGCTTGCGCATATGAATGAACAGGACGGCCTGTATGATCGTGAGCGGATTGTATTCTGCATGGGGAACGCGGAGAACTTCGTATTCGATACAGAGAACCTCGACAAAAACGGGGAGTACGCGATCCTGCTTCATGAGATTTCAGGAGGGGAAGAAATTCCGTATGCTGCCAGCTTCGTTGAGTTTTTACAGAGGCGAATCACAGAAGTCTGTCGCGCGTGA